A window of Streptomyces sp. DG1A-41 contains these coding sequences:
- a CDS encoding ABC transporter ATP-binding protein — protein MLLSLEGATVRFGGRAVLDAVDLEVAEHEIVCVLGPSGSGKSTLLRAVAGLQPLDSGRVSLDGRDQAGVPAHRRGVGLMFQDHQLFPQRDVSGNVAFGLRMHGASKRQRADRVQELLDLVGLPGASRRAVAALSGGEQQRVALARALAPSPRLLMLDEPLGQLDRSLRERLVVELRELFGRLGITVLAVTHDQGEAFALADRVVVMRDGRIAQAGTPLEVWQRPADAFVARFLGFGNVVEATVGAEAADTPWGKVPVPEDTPQGTRTLLVRPAGVRLVPAGTGLRCTVTARTFKGTHVAVHLQPEDAPRLEAACALRAAPEVGDEAGVEFDAAEIVVLG, from the coding sequence TGTGCGTGCTCGGGCCCAGCGGAAGCGGCAAGTCGACGCTGCTGCGGGCGGTGGCGGGGCTTCAGCCGCTCGACTCCGGGCGGGTGTCGCTCGACGGGCGCGACCAGGCGGGCGTGCCCGCGCACCGGCGTGGGGTCGGGCTGATGTTCCAGGACCACCAGCTGTTCCCGCAACGGGACGTGAGCGGCAACGTCGCCTTCGGACTGCGTATGCACGGGGCGTCGAAGCGGCAACGGGCCGACCGTGTACAGGAGTTGCTGGACCTGGTCGGACTGCCGGGCGCATCCCGCCGGGCCGTCGCGGCGCTGTCCGGCGGGGAACAGCAGCGGGTGGCGCTGGCCCGGGCCCTGGCGCCGAGCCCCCGGCTGCTGATGCTGGACGAGCCGCTGGGCCAGCTCGACCGGTCGCTCAGGGAGCGGCTGGTCGTCGAGCTGAGGGAACTGTTCGGCCGGTTGGGCATCACCGTGCTCGCCGTGACGCACGACCAGGGGGAGGCCTTCGCGCTGGCCGACCGGGTGGTGGTGATGCGGGACGGCCGGATCGCCCAGGCCGGTACGCCTCTTGAGGTGTGGCAGCGGCCGGCCGACGCGTTCGTGGCCCGCTTCCTCGGCTTCGGGAACGTGGTCGAGGCGACGGTCGGGGCGGAGGCCGCGGACACGCCGTGGGGCAAGGTGCCGGTGCCGGAGGACACCCCGCAGGGCACGCGGACCCTGCTCGTGCGGCCCGCCGGCGTGCGCCTGGTGCCCGCCGGCACGGGCCTGCGCTGCACGGTGACCGCGCGTACCTTCAAGGGCACCCACGTCGCCGTCCACCTCCAGCCGGAGGACGCCCCGCGCCTGGAGGCGGCGTGTGCGCTGCGGGCGGCGCCGGAGGTCGGGGACGAGGCCGGCGTGGAGTTCGACGCGGCCGAGATCGTGGTGCTCGGCTGA
- a CDS encoding LAETG motif-containing sortase-dependent surface protein yields the protein MRILGVVSASAALALGAAGNALACNINEFSAEAKCDGDKGVITVTDVDPAGIPATVTVYLENNGADAKKVGEQVVKGSREGTTITFAENWKPNAEYRIHVKATPYVDEDIKPNLVTPATACKKEEEKPPATPPATPTPSASPSKPAEETDTPAPSPSESESTTPAGNAPAPAAGDSNLAETGADSNTGIIAGIAAALVVVGGGAVFFGMRRRGANSSDS from the coding sequence GTGCGGATCCTCGGTGTCGTCTCCGCCTCGGCCGCGCTCGCGCTCGGTGCCGCCGGCAACGCGCTCGCCTGCAACATCAACGAGTTCTCGGCCGAGGCGAAGTGCGATGGCGACAAGGGCGTCATCACCGTCACCGACGTGGACCCCGCCGGCATCCCGGCGACCGTCACCGTGTACCTGGAGAACAACGGCGCCGACGCGAAGAAGGTCGGCGAGCAGGTGGTCAAGGGCTCGCGCGAAGGCACCACCATCACCTTCGCCGAGAACTGGAAGCCGAACGCGGAGTACCGCATCCACGTCAAGGCCACTCCGTACGTCGACGAGGACATCAAGCCGAACCTCGTCACCCCGGCCACGGCCTGCAAGAAGGAGGAGGAGAAGCCGCCGGCGACTCCGCCGGCCACGCCGACCCCGTCGGCCTCCCCCTCGAAGCCGGCCGAGGAGACCGACACCCCGGCTCCGTCGCCGTCGGAGAGCGAGAGCACCACGCCGGCGGGCAACGCGCCCGCGCCCGCGGCCGGTGACTCCAACCTCGCCGAGACCGGTGCCGACTCCAACACCGGCATCATCGCCGGCATCGCGGCGGCCCTGGTCGTCGTCGGTGGCGGTGCGGTGTTCTTCGGCATGCGCCGTCGTGGGGCGAACAGCAGCGACAGCTGA
- a CDS encoding LOG family protein — MQTMPAHAAHHDDREIETLEEFDATVSARGTLAGHRIQAVDLTDRTRELLSTDTAGAVFLGCAMREEAAAKIRTDGALVFPPVPDLPFDPYRGHVYSPEELFESLADGYEATPDAQAYAWFQRTKADRDIYASMLRAVHDDSVSDALDELLTGARVVGVMGGHAMARGTEEYAGAARLGRELARAGLTVATGGGPGAMEAANLGAYAAPFDDEMLTESLELLAKAPHFTPSITHWATAAFEIRTRWPQGGRSVGIPTWFYGHEPPNAFASHIAKYFANATREDGLLARSDAGVVFLPGAAGTVQEIFDNATPNYYESRGEPTPMVLVNRAHWTEKLPTWPLLRSLARGRSMEARIALVERVEEAPEALKRLGG, encoded by the coding sequence GTGCAGACGATGCCCGCCCATGCGGCCCACCATGACGACCGTGAGATCGAGACGCTCGAGGAGTTCGACGCGACCGTCTCGGCGCGCGGCACGCTCGCCGGTCACCGTATCCAGGCCGTCGACCTGACGGACCGTACGCGCGAACTGCTCAGCACGGACACGGCGGGCGCCGTCTTCCTCGGCTGCGCGATGCGCGAGGAGGCCGCCGCGAAGATCCGCACGGACGGCGCGCTGGTCTTCCCGCCGGTGCCGGACCTGCCCTTCGACCCGTACCGCGGCCATGTCTACTCGCCGGAGGAGCTCTTCGAGTCGCTGGCGGACGGCTACGAGGCCACGCCCGACGCCCAGGCGTACGCCTGGTTCCAGCGCACGAAGGCGGACCGGGACATCTACGCCTCCATGCTGCGCGCGGTCCACGACGACTCCGTCTCCGACGCACTCGACGAACTCCTGACCGGCGCCCGGGTCGTGGGCGTCATGGGCGGCCACGCGATGGCCCGTGGCACCGAGGAGTACGCGGGGGCGGCGCGGCTCGGCCGGGAGCTGGCCCGCGCCGGTCTCACGGTCGCCACGGGCGGCGGCCCGGGCGCGATGGAGGCCGCGAACCTCGGTGCGTACGCCGCCCCGTTCGATGACGAGATGCTCACCGAGTCGCTCGAACTGCTCGCCAAGGCACCGCACTTCACGCCGTCGATCACCCACTGGGCGACGGCCGCCTTCGAGATACGCACGCGCTGGCCGCAAGGCGGGCGTTCCGTCGGCATCCCGACCTGGTTCTACGGCCACGAGCCGCCGAACGCCTTCGCGTCGCACATCGCCAAGTACTTCGCCAACGCCACCCGCGAGGACGGCCTGCTGGCCCGGTCCGACGCGGGCGTGGTGTTCCTGCCGGGGGCCGCCGGCACCGTACAGGAGATCTTCGACAACGCGACGCCGAACTACTACGAGTCGCGGGGCGAGCCGACGCCGATGGTGCTCGTGAACCGCGCGCACTGGACGGAGAAGCTGCCGACGTGGCCGCTGCTCCGGTCGCTGGCCAGGGGCCGTTCGATGGAGGCGCGGATCGCGCTGGTGGAGCGGGTCGAGGAGGCCCCGGAGGCGTTGAAACGTCTCGGCGGTTAA
- a CDS encoding VOC family protein has product MYEQMIFVNLCVSDLDASKKFFTELGYSINEKFSDDTAASVVISDAIVVMVLTKEKYAQFTKKEIADPRKTSEVLIALSAESREKVDELVERAVAAGGSVSGETQDYGFMYGRSFDDLDGHTFEVVWMDPAAVEG; this is encoded by the coding sequence ATGTACGAGCAGATGATCTTCGTGAACCTGTGTGTCAGCGACCTCGACGCCTCGAAGAAGTTCTTCACGGAGCTCGGCTACTCGATCAACGAGAAGTTCAGCGACGACACGGCCGCGTCGGTCGTGATCAGCGACGCCATCGTCGTCATGGTGCTCACCAAGGAGAAGTACGCCCAGTTCACCAAGAAGGAGATCGCGGACCCGAGGAAGACCAGCGAGGTGCTCATCGCGCTGAGCGCGGAAAGCCGCGAGAAGGTTGACGAACTGGTCGAGAGGGCCGTCGCGGCCGGCGGCTCGGTCTCCGGCGAGACCCAGGACTACGGCTTCATGTACGGCCGTTCCTTTGACGACCTGGACGGCCACACCTTCGAGGTCGTGTGGATGGACCCGGCGGCCGTCGAGGGCTGA
- a CDS encoding ATP-binding cassette domain-containing protein yields MEASPDNDVLWARALHFQHDDGSPALGGVSLGVREGEILAVSGPRGSGKTTLLRCLSGLVPVRRGEVWFNSMPVHTMGPLTRERLRRDRFGWIDPAPSLVPELDAWENAALPLMLRGTSRRRAKTAAMEWLERLDIGEGARKRPHQLVQAERQRVCIARALAPAPSVLFADEPTAPLHRADRAHVLRTLTTAARSHGITVVLATHDAETAALADRTVSLLDGRRVQTVHLPPVAEPTETEGRAACSLSV; encoded by the coding sequence ATGGAGGCTTCGCCGGACAACGACGTGCTCTGGGCACGGGCCCTGCACTTCCAGCACGACGACGGCTCCCCCGCGCTCGGCGGTGTCTCGCTCGGCGTCCGGGAGGGCGAGATCCTCGCCGTCAGCGGCCCGCGCGGCAGCGGCAAGACGACCCTTCTGCGGTGCCTGTCCGGCCTGGTGCCCGTCCGGCGCGGCGAGGTCTGGTTCAACAGCATGCCCGTGCACACCATGGGCCCCCTCACCCGCGAGCGGCTGCGCCGGGACCGGTTCGGCTGGATCGACCCGGCCCCCTCGCTGGTCCCGGAACTCGACGCCTGGGAGAACGCCGCCCTGCCGCTGATGCTGCGCGGCACCAGCCGGCGCCGCGCCAAGACCGCGGCCATGGAATGGCTGGAGCGCCTGGACATCGGCGAGGGCGCCCGCAAACGCCCGCACCAGCTGGTGCAGGCCGAGCGGCAGCGGGTGTGCATCGCCCGCGCCCTCGCCCCCGCCCCGTCGGTGCTGTTCGCCGACGAGCCCACGGCGCCCCTGCACCGCGCCGACCGCGCCCATGTGCTGCGCACCCTCACCACGGCGGCCCGCTCCCACGGCATCACGGTCGTCCTGGCCACCCACGACGCCGAGACCGCGGCACTCGCCGACCGCACGGTGTCCCTGCTCGACGGGCGGCGCGTGCAGACGGTGCACCTGCCGCCGGTCGCCGAGCCCACCGAGACGGAAGGCCGGGCCGCGTGCTCGCTCTCCGTCTGA
- a CDS encoding aspartate aminotransferase family protein: MSKDLSQTAYDHLWMHFTRMSSYEKAPVPTIVRGEGTYIYDDQGKRYLDGLAGLFVVQAGHGRVELAETAFKQAQELAFFPVWSYAHPKAVELAERLAHHAPGDLNKVFFTTGGGEAVETAWKLAKQYFKLVGKPTKHKVISRAVAYHGTPQGALSITGLPALKAPFEPLVPGAHKVPNTNIYRAPIHGDDPEAFGRWAADQIEQQILFEGPDTVAAVFLEPVQNAGGCFPPPPGYFRRVREICDQYDVLLVSDEVICAFGRLGTYFACDKFDYVPDMITCAKGMTSGYSPIGACIISDRLAEPFYKGDNTFLHGYTFGGHPVSAAVGLANLDLFERENLNQHVLDNEGAFRSTLEKLHDLAIVGDVRGNGFFYGIELVKDKATKQSFDADETERVLYGFLSKKLYENGLYCRADDRGDPVVQLAPPLISDQSTFDEIEQILRATLSEAWTKL, encoded by the coding sequence GTGAGCAAGGACCTCTCCCAGACCGCGTACGACCACCTGTGGATGCACTTCACGCGCATGTCGTCGTACGAGAAGGCCCCCGTCCCCACGATCGTCCGGGGCGAGGGCACGTACATCTACGACGACCAGGGCAAGCGCTACCTCGACGGTCTCGCCGGCCTGTTCGTGGTGCAGGCCGGACACGGCCGGGTCGAGCTCGCCGAGACCGCCTTCAAGCAGGCGCAGGAGCTGGCGTTCTTCCCGGTGTGGTCCTACGCCCACCCCAAGGCCGTCGAGCTGGCCGAGCGCCTCGCGCACCACGCCCCGGGCGACCTGAACAAGGTTTTCTTCACCACCGGCGGCGGCGAGGCCGTCGAGACCGCATGGAAGCTCGCCAAGCAGTACTTCAAGCTGGTCGGCAAGCCCACCAAGCACAAGGTCATCTCCCGCGCGGTCGCCTACCACGGCACCCCGCAGGGCGCCCTGTCCATCACCGGCCTGCCGGCCCTGAAGGCGCCCTTCGAGCCCCTCGTCCCGGGCGCCCACAAGGTCCCGAACACCAACATCTACCGGGCGCCGATCCACGGCGACGACCCCGAGGCCTTCGGCCGCTGGGCCGCCGACCAGATCGAGCAGCAGATCCTCTTCGAGGGCCCGGACACGGTCGCCGCGGTCTTCCTGGAGCCGGTGCAGAACGCGGGCGGCTGCTTCCCGCCCCCGCCCGGCTACTTCCGGCGGGTGCGCGAGATCTGCGACCAGTACGACGTGCTGCTCGTCTCCGACGAGGTCATCTGCGCCTTCGGCCGCCTGGGCACGTACTTCGCCTGCGACAAGTTCGACTACGTCCCGGACATGATCACCTGCGCCAAGGGCATGACCTCGGGCTACTCCCCGATCGGCGCCTGCATCATCTCCGACCGCCTGGCCGAGCCGTTCTACAAGGGCGACAACACCTTCCTGCACGGCTACACCTTCGGCGGCCACCCGGTCTCCGCGGCCGTGGGACTGGCCAACCTCGACCTGTTCGAGCGCGAGAACCTCAACCAGCACGTCCTGGACAACGAGGGCGCGTTCCGCTCCACCCTGGAGAAGCTCCACGACCTGGCGATCGTCGGCGACGTCCGCGGCAACGGCTTCTTCTACGGCATCGAGCTGGTCAAGGACAAGGCGACCAAGCAGTCCTTCGACGCGGACGAGACCGAGCGGGTCCTGTACGGCTTCCTCTCCAAGAAGCTGTACGAGAACGGCCTGTACTGCCGCGCCGACGACCGCGGCGACCCGGTCGTCCAGCTCGCCCCGCCGCTGATCTCCGACCAGTCGACGTTCGACGAGATCGAGCAGATCCTGCGCGCCACCCTGTCGGAGGCGTGGACGAAGCTCTGA
- a CDS encoding Lrp/AsnC family transcriptional regulator, with amino-acid sequence MHSESVASRSADQKGSREHRESSRESRNGSSPQLDAVSLAIIEQLQEDGRRPYAAIGKAVGLSEAAVRQRVQKLLDQGVMQIVAVTDPLTVGFRRQAMVGVNVEGDVESVADALTAMSECEYVVMTAGSFDLMVEIVCEDDDHLLDVINKRIRAVPGVRSTESFVYLKLKKQTYMWGTR; translated from the coding sequence GTGCACAGTGAGTCCGTGGCCAGTCGAAGCGCAGATCAGAAGGGCTCGCGGGAGCACCGCGAGTCCTCCCGCGAGTCCAGGAACGGCAGCTCGCCGCAGCTGGACGCCGTCTCCCTCGCCATCATCGAGCAGCTCCAGGAGGACGGCCGCCGGCCGTACGCCGCCATCGGCAAGGCCGTGGGCCTGTCCGAGGCGGCCGTGCGCCAGCGCGTCCAGAAGCTGCTCGACCAGGGCGTGATGCAGATCGTCGCCGTCACGGACCCGCTCACCGTGGGCTTCCGCAGACAGGCGATGGTCGGCGTGAACGTCGAGGGCGACGTGGAGTCGGTGGCCGACGCGCTGACGGCCATGTCCGAGTGCGAGTACGTGGTGATGACCGCAGGTTCCTTCGACCTGATGGTGGAGATCGTCTGCGAGGACGACGACCACCTCCTGGACGTCATCAACAAACGCATCCGGGCCGTCCCCGGAGTGCGCTCCACCGAGAGCTTCGTCTACCTCAAGCTCAAGAAGCAGACCTACATGTGGGGAACCCGATAA
- a CDS encoding gamma-aminobutyraldehyde dehydrogenase, with protein sequence MSTELRRLRNYIGGEFRDAADGRTTEVVNPATGEAYATAPLSGQAEVDAAMAAAAEAFPGWRDTTPAERQKALLKIADAFEERAEDLIAAEVENTGKPIGLTRSEEIPPMVDQIRFFAGAARMLEGRSAGEYMEGLTSIVRREPVGVCAQVAPWNYPMMMAVWKFAPAIAAGNTVVLKPSDTTPASTVLIAEILGGILPKGVFNVICGDRETGRMMVEHEIPAMASITGSVRAGMQVAESAAKDVKRVHLELGGKAPVVVFEDTDIPKAVEDISVAGYFNAGQDCTAATRVLVHESIHDEFVSALSKAAAETRTGQPDDEDVLFGPLNNPNQLKQVEGFIDRLPAHARVETGGKRVGDKGYFYAPTVVSGLKQDDEIIQKEVFGPVITVQSFRDEDQAVEWANGVEYALASSVWTKDHGRAMRMSKKLDFGCVWINTHIPLVAEMPHGGFKKSGYGKDLSAYGFDDYTRIKHVMTSLDA encoded by the coding sequence GTGAGCACCGAGCTGCGTCGTCTGCGCAACTACATCGGCGGTGAGTTCCGGGACGCCGCCGACGGACGGACCACCGAGGTGGTCAATCCCGCGACGGGCGAGGCGTACGCGACCGCTCCGCTGTCCGGGCAGGCGGAGGTGGACGCCGCGATGGCGGCGGCCGCCGAGGCCTTCCCCGGCTGGCGCGACACCACGCCCGCCGAGCGCCAGAAGGCCCTGCTGAAGATCGCGGACGCCTTCGAGGAGCGCGCCGAGGACCTGATCGCGGCCGAGGTGGAGAACACGGGCAAGCCCATCGGGCTGACCCGCTCCGAGGAGATCCCGCCGATGGTCGACCAGATCCGCTTCTTCGCGGGTGCGGCGCGGATGCTCGAGGGGCGCTCCGCCGGTGAGTACATGGAGGGCCTGACCTCCATCGTCCGCCGCGAGCCGGTCGGCGTCTGCGCGCAGGTCGCGCCGTGGAACTACCCGATGATGATGGCCGTGTGGAAGTTCGCCCCGGCGATCGCGGCGGGCAACACGGTCGTGCTGAAGCCGTCCGACACCACCCCCGCCTCCACGGTGCTGATCGCGGAGATCCTCGGCGGGATCCTGCCGAAGGGCGTCTTCAACGTCATCTGCGGCGACCGCGAGACGGGCCGCATGATGGTCGAGCACGAGATCCCGGCGATGGCCTCCATCACCGGTTCCGTACGGGCCGGCATGCAGGTCGCCGAGTCCGCGGCCAAGGACGTCAAGCGTGTCCACCTGGAGCTGGGCGGCAAGGCGCCGGTCGTGGTCTTCGAGGACACCGACATCCCCAAGGCCGTCGAGGACATCTCGGTCGCGGGCTACTTCAACGCCGGCCAGGACTGCACGGCCGCCACGCGCGTCCTCGTCCACGAGTCCATCCACGACGAGTTCGTCTCCGCGCTGTCCAAGGCCGCCGCCGAGACCAGGACCGGGCAGCCGGACGACGAGGACGTGCTGTTCGGCCCGCTCAACAACCCCAACCAGCTCAAGCAGGTCGAGGGTTTCATCGACCGGCTGCCCGCGCACGCGCGCGTGGAGACCGGCGGCAAGCGGGTCGGCGACAAGGGCTACTTCTACGCGCCGACCGTCGTCTCGGGCCTGAAACAGGACGACGAGATCATCCAGAAGGAGGTCTTCGGCCCGGTCATCACCGTCCAGTCCTTCCGCGACGAGGACCAGGCGGTGGAGTGGGCCAACGGCGTCGAATACGCGCTCGCCTCCTCCGTGTGGACCAAGGACCACGGCCGCGCCATGCGGATGTCCAAGAAGCTCGACTTCGGCTGCGTCTGGATCAACACGCACATCCCTCTGGTCGCCGAGATGCCGCACGGCGGCTTCAAGAAGTCCGGCTACGGCAAGGACCTGTCGGCGTACGGCTTCGACGACTACACGCGGATCAAGCACGTGATGACGTCGCTGGACGCGTAG